From Maylandia zebra isolate NMK-2024a linkage group LG11, Mzebra_GT3a, whole genome shotgun sequence, one genomic window encodes:
- the nek10 gene encoding serine/threonine-protein kinase Nek10 isoform X1, translating into MSVKKLKQEEKLTPKSIGTHSKAFRDLRRLQSLLAKNSPRQEVAVLSHSKGCSSGTSRSIPPQKNTSRHRLESDISNEASELDKFSITYRDQRCFSSHPLHELFSDILVSLIKNRLCSEWIEHAPPESVLRVLICLRLLIRDPHYQKILHELQGISLLARYMESVTALYMSCGEQTFATQKLVTMTYIFQKLSATQDQRVWVIESGAHRTMAKLLSTTDSSVLLGALLALTTLAESIEFKEEIGKLLIVESLLVILQEYDLLSKRMSAELLRLLCPVQLVRAQVRELDGLPVLLSLLHGKHLKLLWSVTWVLVQLCEDPDIRVEIRSWGGVQQLLRLLHSDRRYITDRSSIEALSSANAAGRIQREHMREELSPQEVVDNTIALQSACCTALTEMSLDDTSAHHIVQENGIYIIAKLIIPCDSGQTITSLQCYAFRALRFLFSVERNRHLFKRLFPTDLFELFIDVGHYVRDLAAYEGLQTKVSLYTKEELDNLREGIETVDQNRPPLRVISGYSVLDHLGTGAFGSVFKVQKQSGQNILALKEVNLHNPAFGKDKKSRDSNVEKIISELTIIKEQMTHPNIVKYYRTFLEGDKLYIVMELIEGVPLAEHFNSLKEKQQQFTEDRLWNIFIQMSLALRYLHKEKRIVHRDLTPNNIMLGEKDKVTITDFGLAKQKEENSKLTSVVGTILYSCPEIVKNEPYGEKADIWALGCILYQMATLQPPFYSSNMLSLASKIVEADYEPIEEGTFSERVIDMIKWCLNPDPDLRPDIIAVSSRISDLMMKLMDGLYTSQNSLERKAERDRKRAQRFFLERDKIRVTCSYSNMSQETPMMKTEYAPSCSSTACSSNHSREQRLAQDDGPDEDIETGTDTTTNSTGKHYGSKSAACATPDHILVSGDFAAAKVKPRPVSAGICVSQKKLRQIDDPIQRLLVQLHKIIFITQLPPAPHHHIKRRLVERFKKSLFQFGSDPYNLKVELSKLVQASPELMAFGSISSDWWPWIHHFTGDIHTADSTVDVNLRDGVTYHQMQAIIEELLNENSYYEPTNSRLRKKRNDQEKK; encoded by the exons CATAACATACAGAGACCAAAGATGCTTCAGCAGCCACCCGTTGCATGAACTGTTCTCTGACATCCTTGTGTCTTTGATCAAGAACCGACTGTGCAG TGAATGGATTGAGCATGCACCTCCTGAGTCAGTCCTTAGAGTTCTCATCTGCCTGCGATTATTGATCAGAGATCCCCACTATCAG aaaATCCTCCATGAGCTTCAAGGCATCAGTTTACTTGCCAGG TATATGGAGTCTGTCACTGCTCTGTATATGTCGTGTGGGGAGCAGACGTTTGCCAcgcagaagctggtcacaatgacct ACATCTTTCAGAAATTATCTGCCACTCAGGATCAAAGAGTCTGGGTCATTGAGAGTGGCGCTCACAGG ACTATGGCAAAACTCCTCTCGACAACTGATAGCAGTGTGCTACTGGGAGCCCTGCTAGCACTCACCACTTTGGCTGAGAG CATAGAATTTAAAGAGGAGATTGGGAAGCTACTGATAGTGGAGAGCCTCCTTGTAATACTTCAGGAATACGACCTCCTGTCAAAAAG AATGAGTGCGGAGCTGTTGAGGCTGCTCTGCCCGGTTCAGCTCGTGAGGGCTCAGGTGAGGGAGCTGGACGGTCTGCCAGTACTGCTGAGTCTGTTGCATGGCAAGCACCTGAAACTGCTATGGAGTGTCACCTGGGTGCTGGTCCAGCTCTGCGAGGACCCCGACATCAGGGTGGAGATCAGAAGCTGGGGTGGCGTGCAGCAGCTCCTCCGGCTGCTCCACAG TGACAGGCGGTACATCACCGACCGCTCGTCCATTGAGGCGCTCTCCAGTGCCAACGCAGCCGGTCGCATCCAGAGAGAGCACATGAGGGAGGAGCTCAGCCCTCAGGAGGTGGTGGACAACACGATCGCGCTCCAGTCAG CCTGCTGTACAGCTCTGACTGAGATGAGTCTAGATGACACATCTGCTCACCACATTGTTCAG GAAAATGGCATCTATATAATTGCAAAGTTGATTATACCATGTGACTCTGGACAAACAATCACTTCTTTACAG TGCTATGCATTCCGGGCGCTCCGATTTCTCTTTAGTGTGGAAAGAAATAGACATCTGTTTAAGAG ACTCTTTCCCACAGACCTCTTTGAGCTGTTTATTGATGTTGGACATTATGTGCGGGACCTCGCTGCCTATGAGGGCCTGCAAACCAAAGTTTCACTCTACACT AAAGAGGAACTGGACAATCTGAGAGAAGGCATTGAGACAGTGGACCAGAACCGACCTCCTCTCAGAGTGATCAGTGGCTACTCTGTGTTGGACCATCTGGGCACCGGGGCCTTTGGAAGTGTCTTTAAG GTCCAAAAACAGAGCGGCCAGAACATCCTAGCGTTGAAGGAGGTGAATCTACACAACCCTGCATTTGGCAAAGACAAGAAGTCCAGAGACAGTAATGTGGAGAAAATCATCTCAGAGCTCACAATCATCAAAGAACAG ATGACACACCCGAACATTGTTAAATATTACAGGACTTTTCTGGAAG GTGACAAGCTGTACATTGTGATGGAACTGATTGAGGGAGTACCACTGGCTGAACATTTTAACTCTCTGaaggaaaaacagcagcagttcaCCGAAGACAGACTTTGGAATatattcatacag ATGTCTCTGGCATTGAGGTACCTGCATAAGGAGAAGAGGATAGTCCATCGTGACCTGACGCCAAACAACATCATGCTAGGGGAGAAAGATAAAGTCACCATCA CTGACTTTGGCCTAGCTAAGCAGAAGGAGGAGAACAGCAAGCTCACATCAGTGGTTGGCACCATCCTTTACTCCTG cccagAGATAGTGAAAAACGAGCCGTATGGAGAGAAAGCTGACATCTGGGCTTTAGGTTGCATCCTCTACCAGATGGCCACTTTACAGCCTCCATTCTACAGCAGTAATATGCTGTCACTGGCCAGCAAG ATTGTGGAGGCCGATTATGAGCCAATTGAAGAAGGTACTTTTTCAGAGAGAGTCATCGACATGATCAAATG GTGTTTAAATCCAGATCCAGATCTGAGACCGGACATTATAGCTGTGAGTTCCAGGATCTCTGACCTCATGATGAAGCTGATGGATGGACTCTACACTTCCCAGAATTCactggaaagaaaagcagagcGAGACAGGAAACGAGCACAGAGGTTTTTCCTAGAAAGAGATAAAATTAGGGTGACCTGCTCTTACTCAAACATGTCACAG gaaacacCCATGATGAAGACTGAATATGCACCTTCATGCTCCTCTACAGCCTGCAGCTCAAaccacagcagagagcagagACTCGCTCAGG ATGACGGCCCTGATGAAGATATTGAAACAGGCACAGACACTACCACCAACTCTACAGGGAAACACTACG GCTCAAAGTCAGCTGCCTGTGCTACCCCTGATCATATTTTAGTCAG TGGGGATTTTGCAGCTGCAAAGGTGAAACCAAGACCGG TGTCAGCAGGAATCTGCGTCTCCCAGAAGAAGCTTCGCCAGATTGATGATCCAATTCAGAGGCTTCTGGTGCAGCTGCACAAAATCATCTTCATCACTCAA CTTCCACCAGCTCCACACCACCACATTAAACGGCGCCTTgttgaaagatttaaaaagtcTCTCTTCCAATTTGGCAGCGATCCGTACAACCTGAAAGTGGAGCTCAGCAAG CTCGTCCAGGCGTCTCCAGAGCTGATGGCATTTGGTTCAATCAGTTCAGATTGGTGGCCTTGGATCCACCACTTCACGGGAGACATCCATACCGCTGACAGCACAG TTGATGTGAATCTCAGAGATGGAGTTACATATCACCAGATGCAG GCGATCATTGAGGAACTGCTGAATGAGAACAGCTACTATGAACCAACAAACAGCAG gctcagaaagaaaagaaatgaccaagaaaaaaagtaa
- the nek10 gene encoding serine/threonine-protein kinase Nek10 isoform X2 — MSVKKLKQEEKLTPKSIGTHSKAFRDLRRLQSLLAKNSPRQEVAVLSHSKGCSSGTSRSIPPQKNTSRHRLESDISNEASELDKFSITYRDQRCFSSHPLHELFSDILVSLIKNRLCSEWIEHAPPESVLRVLICLRLLIRDPHYQKILHELQGISLLARYMESVTALYMSCGEQTFATQKLVTMTYIFQKLSATQDQRVWVIESGAHRTMAKLLSTTDSSVLLGALLALTTLAESIEFKEEIGKLLIVESLLVILQEYDLLSKRMSAELLRLLCPVQLVRAQVRELDGLPVLLSLLHGKHLKLLWSVTWVLVQLCEDPDIRVEIRSWGGVQQLLRLLHSDRRYITDRSSIEALSSANAAGRIQREHMREELSPQEVVDNTIALQSACCTALTEMSLDDTSAHHIVQENGIYIIAKLIIPCDSGQTITSLQCYAFRALRFLFSVERNRHLFKRLFPTDLFELFIDVGHYVRDLAAYEGLQTKVSLYTKEELDNLREGIETVDQNRPPLRVISGYSVLDHLGTGAFGSVFKVQKQSGQNILALKEVNLHNPAFGKDKKSRDSNVEKIISELTIIKEQMTHPNIVKYYRTFLEGDKLYIVMELIEGVPLAEHFNSLKEKQQQFTEDRLWNIFIQMSLALRYLHKEKRIVHRDLTPNNIMLGEKDKVTITDFGLAKQKEENSKLTSVVGTILYSCPEIVKNEPYGEKADIWALGCILYQMATLQPPFYSSNMLSLASKIVEADYEPIEEGTFSERVIDMIKWCLNPDPDLRPDIIAVSSRISDLMMKLMDGLYTSQNSLERKAERDRKRAQRFFLERDKIRVTCSYSNMSQETPMMKTEYAPSCSSTACSSNHSREQRLAQDDGPDEDIETGTDTTTNSTGKHYVSAGICVSQKKLRQIDDPIQRLLVQLHKIIFITQLPPAPHHHIKRRLVERFKKSLFQFGSDPYNLKVELSKLVQASPELMAFGSISSDWWPWIHHFTGDIHTADSTVDVNLRDGVTYHQMQAIIEELLNENSYYEPTNSRLRKKRNDQEKK; from the exons CATAACATACAGAGACCAAAGATGCTTCAGCAGCCACCCGTTGCATGAACTGTTCTCTGACATCCTTGTGTCTTTGATCAAGAACCGACTGTGCAG TGAATGGATTGAGCATGCACCTCCTGAGTCAGTCCTTAGAGTTCTCATCTGCCTGCGATTATTGATCAGAGATCCCCACTATCAG aaaATCCTCCATGAGCTTCAAGGCATCAGTTTACTTGCCAGG TATATGGAGTCTGTCACTGCTCTGTATATGTCGTGTGGGGAGCAGACGTTTGCCAcgcagaagctggtcacaatgacct ACATCTTTCAGAAATTATCTGCCACTCAGGATCAAAGAGTCTGGGTCATTGAGAGTGGCGCTCACAGG ACTATGGCAAAACTCCTCTCGACAACTGATAGCAGTGTGCTACTGGGAGCCCTGCTAGCACTCACCACTTTGGCTGAGAG CATAGAATTTAAAGAGGAGATTGGGAAGCTACTGATAGTGGAGAGCCTCCTTGTAATACTTCAGGAATACGACCTCCTGTCAAAAAG AATGAGTGCGGAGCTGTTGAGGCTGCTCTGCCCGGTTCAGCTCGTGAGGGCTCAGGTGAGGGAGCTGGACGGTCTGCCAGTACTGCTGAGTCTGTTGCATGGCAAGCACCTGAAACTGCTATGGAGTGTCACCTGGGTGCTGGTCCAGCTCTGCGAGGACCCCGACATCAGGGTGGAGATCAGAAGCTGGGGTGGCGTGCAGCAGCTCCTCCGGCTGCTCCACAG TGACAGGCGGTACATCACCGACCGCTCGTCCATTGAGGCGCTCTCCAGTGCCAACGCAGCCGGTCGCATCCAGAGAGAGCACATGAGGGAGGAGCTCAGCCCTCAGGAGGTGGTGGACAACACGATCGCGCTCCAGTCAG CCTGCTGTACAGCTCTGACTGAGATGAGTCTAGATGACACATCTGCTCACCACATTGTTCAG GAAAATGGCATCTATATAATTGCAAAGTTGATTATACCATGTGACTCTGGACAAACAATCACTTCTTTACAG TGCTATGCATTCCGGGCGCTCCGATTTCTCTTTAGTGTGGAAAGAAATAGACATCTGTTTAAGAG ACTCTTTCCCACAGACCTCTTTGAGCTGTTTATTGATGTTGGACATTATGTGCGGGACCTCGCTGCCTATGAGGGCCTGCAAACCAAAGTTTCACTCTACACT AAAGAGGAACTGGACAATCTGAGAGAAGGCATTGAGACAGTGGACCAGAACCGACCTCCTCTCAGAGTGATCAGTGGCTACTCTGTGTTGGACCATCTGGGCACCGGGGCCTTTGGAAGTGTCTTTAAG GTCCAAAAACAGAGCGGCCAGAACATCCTAGCGTTGAAGGAGGTGAATCTACACAACCCTGCATTTGGCAAAGACAAGAAGTCCAGAGACAGTAATGTGGAGAAAATCATCTCAGAGCTCACAATCATCAAAGAACAG ATGACACACCCGAACATTGTTAAATATTACAGGACTTTTCTGGAAG GTGACAAGCTGTACATTGTGATGGAACTGATTGAGGGAGTACCACTGGCTGAACATTTTAACTCTCTGaaggaaaaacagcagcagttcaCCGAAGACAGACTTTGGAATatattcatacag ATGTCTCTGGCATTGAGGTACCTGCATAAGGAGAAGAGGATAGTCCATCGTGACCTGACGCCAAACAACATCATGCTAGGGGAGAAAGATAAAGTCACCATCA CTGACTTTGGCCTAGCTAAGCAGAAGGAGGAGAACAGCAAGCTCACATCAGTGGTTGGCACCATCCTTTACTCCTG cccagAGATAGTGAAAAACGAGCCGTATGGAGAGAAAGCTGACATCTGGGCTTTAGGTTGCATCCTCTACCAGATGGCCACTTTACAGCCTCCATTCTACAGCAGTAATATGCTGTCACTGGCCAGCAAG ATTGTGGAGGCCGATTATGAGCCAATTGAAGAAGGTACTTTTTCAGAGAGAGTCATCGACATGATCAAATG GTGTTTAAATCCAGATCCAGATCTGAGACCGGACATTATAGCTGTGAGTTCCAGGATCTCTGACCTCATGATGAAGCTGATGGATGGACTCTACACTTCCCAGAATTCactggaaagaaaagcagagcGAGACAGGAAACGAGCACAGAGGTTTTTCCTAGAAAGAGATAAAATTAGGGTGACCTGCTCTTACTCAAACATGTCACAG gaaacacCCATGATGAAGACTGAATATGCACCTTCATGCTCCTCTACAGCCTGCAGCTCAAaccacagcagagagcagagACTCGCTCAGG ATGACGGCCCTGATGAAGATATTGAAACAGGCACAGACACTACCACCAACTCTACAGGGAAACACTACG TGTCAGCAGGAATCTGCGTCTCCCAGAAGAAGCTTCGCCAGATTGATGATCCAATTCAGAGGCTTCTGGTGCAGCTGCACAAAATCATCTTCATCACTCAA CTTCCACCAGCTCCACACCACCACATTAAACGGCGCCTTgttgaaagatttaaaaagtcTCTCTTCCAATTTGGCAGCGATCCGTACAACCTGAAAGTGGAGCTCAGCAAG CTCGTCCAGGCGTCTCCAGAGCTGATGGCATTTGGTTCAATCAGTTCAGATTGGTGGCCTTGGATCCACCACTTCACGGGAGACATCCATACCGCTGACAGCACAG TTGATGTGAATCTCAGAGATGGAGTTACATATCACCAGATGCAG GCGATCATTGAGGAACTGCTGAATGAGAACAGCTACTATGAACCAACAAACAGCAG gctcagaaagaaaagaaatgaccaagaaaaaaagtaa